A single genomic interval of Lathyrus oleraceus cultivar Zhongwan6 chromosome 7, CAAS_Psat_ZW6_1.0, whole genome shotgun sequence harbors:
- the LOC127100997 gene encoding cyclic phosphodiesterase, whose protein sequence is MATSTNKEIYSVWAIPPEDVCYRLTSLMTTLGSEFRGPHFEPHMTVVGAIELTPDDALNKLRSASEGVKAFQVTVDRVATGTFFYQCVYLLLHPTPQIVETNAHCCSHFGYTNSTPYMPHVSLLYGDLTDEEKQKAQERANILDDTLSGLSFQISRLALYKTDTKDKTLKSWEKIAECTLTPN, encoded by the exons ATGGCAACATCAACAAACAAGGAAATCTATTCCGTGTGGGCGATCCCACCGGAAGACGTGTGTTACCGCCTCACCAGCCTCATGACCACCCTCGGATCCGAATTCCGTGGTCCCCATTTCGAACCACACATGACCGTCGTCGGAGCAATAGAATTAACCCCCGACGACGCGCTCAACAAACTCCGATCAGCTAGCGAAGGTGTTAAGGCTTTTCAAGTCACCGTTGACCGTGTGGCCACCGGTACTTTCTTTTATCAGTGTGTTTATCTCCTCCTTCATCCTACTCCTCAG ATAGTGGAAACCAATGCACACTGCTGCAGCCATTTTGGTTATACGAATTCAACTC CTTACATGCCGCACGTGAGCCTTCTGTATGGAGATTTAACCGATGAAGAGAAGCAAAAGGCTCAAGAAAGAGCTAATATTCTCGACGACACTCTCAGTGGTTTGAGCTTTCAGATAAGTAGACTTGCATTATACAAAACCGACACGAAAGACAAAACACTAAAATCATGGGAGAAAATTGCTGAATGCACACTTACTCCAAACTAG